One window of the Pedobacter ginsengisoli genome contains the following:
- a CDS encoding chloride channel protein, producing the protein MKRPLHTNGIPISPSLDYLTQSVDDSKKGYFQKKRLLQISLLSIGVAIAISLVAKVLIALIDLVTNIAFYGTFDLKFNSPANNHLGIWVIIIPAIGGVMVGLMALYGSKAIRGHGIPEAMEQILVNQSKIKPSIALLKPISSAIAIGTGGPFGAEGPIIATGGALGSTLGQLFKITPNERKIILAAGATAGMSAIFGTPIAAIFLAIELLLFEFSPKAILPVALACITGAAGHQLLFESGPVFPMPELSSPSNMALGIYSFMGIIIGFVSLGLTKIVYHIEDAFEKLPIHWMWWPAIGGFAVGIIGFLAPHTLGVGYDNITSVLSGKIPLALMLSLCFFKFLSWAIALGSGTSGGTLAPLLTIGGAAGAILGSITLLLFPNSGISIPMAALVGMSSMFAGASRAYLTSITFALEATMQSHALLPLLGACTASYLISFFFMENTIMTEKIARRGIYTPDSYEPDVLRKMTVTDVLKTNSIVISTKNSISEIRSFFDLNPPLENHFIVTDEDDNFKGVITLSSLYNKKYDADGPIAEIMEQNTPTIGSNDNLAKAVELMSKSEEEFLPVVSATEKSRIIGLLTYKDVLTAYKIHLKENQEAGISLSLKRQRIKILVRGRQLIHKAKD; encoded by the coding sequence ATGAAAAGGCCGTTGCATACAAACGGGATTCCGATATCCCCCTCCTTAGATTATTTAACCCAATCAGTTGATGATTCAAAGAAGGGCTACTTTCAAAAAAAACGTTTACTACAAATTTCTTTACTCTCTATTGGTGTCGCAATTGCCATTAGTTTAGTCGCTAAGGTTTTAATTGCTCTTATAGATCTTGTAACTAACATAGCATTTTATGGTACTTTTGATTTAAAATTCAATAGTCCGGCAAATAATCACCTGGGGATATGGGTTATAATCATACCCGCAATTGGGGGCGTTATGGTTGGGTTAATGGCCTTATATGGCTCTAAAGCCATCAGAGGACATGGCATTCCAGAAGCTATGGAGCAAATTCTGGTTAACCAAAGTAAAATAAAACCATCAATTGCACTTTTAAAACCTATCTCTTCTGCAATAGCAATAGGAACCGGAGGGCCATTTGGCGCCGAAGGCCCTATTATTGCAACAGGTGGAGCATTAGGCTCTACATTAGGTCAGCTATTTAAAATTACACCTAATGAACGTAAAATCATCCTTGCCGCAGGAGCTACCGCAGGTATGTCAGCCATATTTGGAACACCTATAGCAGCTATTTTCCTGGCAATTGAACTTCTTCTGTTCGAATTTTCGCCAAAAGCCATACTCCCAGTTGCGCTGGCTTGTATTACCGGTGCTGCCGGGCATCAGCTTCTGTTTGAGTCGGGTCCTGTATTCCCAATGCCAGAGCTTAGCTCACCATCAAATATGGCTCTGGGTATATATAGCTTTATGGGGATCATTATCGGTTTTGTATCATTAGGGCTAACTAAAATAGTTTATCATATAGAAGATGCTTTTGAAAAACTACCTATCCATTGGATGTGGTGGCCGGCAATTGGCGGCTTTGCAGTTGGGATAATAGGCTTTTTAGCACCACACACCTTAGGTGTTGGTTACGATAACATAACCAGTGTTTTATCAGGAAAAATACCTTTGGCTTTGATGCTGAGCCTATGCTTCTTTAAATTTCTATCATGGGCAATTGCACTTGGCAGTGGTACCTCTGGAGGTACACTTGCCCCCCTATTAACAATTGGAGGTGCAGCAGGAGCTATACTTGGCTCAATTACACTTCTTCTGTTCCCTAACTCTGGCATTAGTATACCCATGGCAGCTTTAGTTGGTATGTCATCAATGTTTGCTGGTGCCTCAAGGGCTTACCTAACCAGTATAACCTTCGCACTGGAAGCCACAATGCAATCGCATGCGCTATTGCCTTTACTTGGAGCCTGCACAGCATCATATCTTATATCTTTCTTTTTCATGGAAAATACAATTATGACTGAGAAAATTGCAAGAAGAGGAATATACACTCCAGATTCATATGAACCTGATGTATTGCGAAAAATGACTGTAACAGACGTACTAAAAACAAATAGCATTGTTATAAGTACAAAGAATAGCATAAGTGAAATCAGATCATTCTTTGACCTTAACCCACCTTTAGAAAATCACTTTATAGTAACTGATGAGGATGATAATTTTAAAGGAGTAATTACACTTTCGAGCTTATACAATAAAAAATACGATGCAGATGGTCCAATAGCAGAGATTATGGAACAAAATACACCTACAATTGGAAGCAACGACAACTTGGCGAAAGCTGTAGAACTGATGTCTAAAAGCGAAGAGGAGTTTTTACCGGTTGTATCTGCCACAGAAAAAAGCAGAATAATTGGCTTACTTACTTACAAAGATGTGCTTACCGCATACAAAATACACCTGAAGGAAAATCAGGAAGCAGGAATAAGCCTGTCGTTAAAGCGTCAACGCATCAAAATACTAGTAAGAGGACGTCAATTGATCCACAAAGCAAAAGACTAA
- a CDS encoding Crp/Fnr family transcriptional regulator — translation MCKLCLPEWLPALEIQKKNFEVKKGEAIFKEGDPVNGIYFVYSGVVKVHKRWDKEKELIIRFAGPEDIIGHLGLGKKPLYPVSATALENTTVCYLERDFFETTLKVNTELTYRLMQFFANELQDSHRAMRDLAHMSVKARIAQSILALLHKFGVDENGFIALGLSRQDIASYAGTTYETLFKVSNDFVKDKLIEVSGRNIVVLNEKGLSEIIGINH, via the coding sequence TTGTGTAAACTGTGTTTGCCAGAATGGCTGCCAGCGCTTGAAATTCAAAAAAAGAACTTTGAAGTAAAAAAAGGCGAAGCAATTTTCAAAGAAGGCGATCCGGTGAATGGAATTTACTTTGTATACAGCGGTGTTGTTAAGGTTCATAAAAGATGGGATAAGGAAAAGGAATTGATTATTCGTTTTGCCGGACCGGAAGACATCATAGGTCACTTGGGTTTAGGGAAAAAGCCATTGTACCCTGTATCTGCTACGGCATTAGAAAATACTACCGTATGTTATCTGGAAAGAGATTTCTTTGAAACCACTTTAAAAGTAAATACAGAATTAACATACAGGTTAATGCAGTTTTTTGCCAATGAATTGCAAGATTCTCATCGTGCAATGCGCGATCTGGCCCATATGTCTGTTAAAGCAAGAATAGCGCAATCAATTTTAGCACTTCTGCATAAATTTGGTGTTGATGAGAATGGGTTTATTGCTTTAGGATTAAGCAGACAAGATATCGCATCGTATGCCGGAACAACATATGAAACCTTATTTAAAGTAAGCAACGACTTTGTAAAAGATAAATTGATTGAGGTTTCTGGCCGAAACATCGTTGTATTAAATGAAAAAGGACTATCAGAGATTATAGGTATTAATCATTAG
- a CDS encoding glycoside hydrolase family 140 protein translates to MEIRKKHLTFLLMFISVNISVAYGQKIGRKNVKMQRLQVSDNHRFLVYANGKPFFYLGDTAWELLHRLTLKDAEIYMDNRRAKGFTVLQTVILAELDGINEPNALGHKPLKNNNISELNEDYFKDIDAFVELAASKNLYMGLLPLWGDKVFKSTWGKGPEIFNVQNAKEYGKFLGNRYKNQPNIIWILGGDRNPRGEKDVAIWRSLAEGIAEGAGGNDKTLMTFHPQPKENGGSSTWFHNDEWLDFNMLQTGHCRDGSNYDKITYDYNLKPTKPVIDGEPLYEDHPVCFDAKKYGFSTADDIRKLAYWQVFAGALGHTYGCHDIWQFYAPGREPVNLARHYWKEAMDLPGAKQMGYVKKLIQSQSMLDRIPDQDLISGENPKDGAYCSATRAKDGHYAFIYTPTGRKLTVNTTNLKGNRLFKARWFNPRDGVFSASFKIERKPQLSFTPPTSGQAIDWVLVLEKG, encoded by the coding sequence ATGGAGATCAGAAAAAAACACCTGACATTCTTATTGATGTTCATTTCAGTAAACATTTCTGTGGCATATGGTCAAAAAATAGGCCGCAAAAATGTAAAAATGCAAAGACTGCAGGTATCTGACAACCACAGATTCCTTGTTTATGCTAATGGCAAGCCATTTTTTTACCTTGGTGATACTGCGTGGGAGTTATTGCACAGACTAACCCTTAAGGATGCTGAAATCTATATGGACAACCGCAGGGCTAAGGGTTTTACTGTTCTTCAAACAGTAATATTAGCGGAGCTGGATGGTATAAATGAACCAAATGCACTGGGGCATAAGCCATTGAAAAACAACAACATTTCTGAACTTAATGAGGATTATTTTAAGGACATTGATGCATTTGTTGAACTGGCTGCCAGTAAAAATCTGTATATGGGTCTTTTACCATTGTGGGGCGATAAGGTTTTTAAAAGCACCTGGGGTAAAGGCCCTGAAATTTTTAATGTTCAAAACGCAAAAGAGTACGGAAAGTTTCTTGGGAACAGGTACAAAAATCAACCTAATATCATTTGGATTTTAGGTGGCGACCGCAATCCCCGTGGCGAAAAAGATGTGGCTATTTGGCGCTCTTTAGCTGAAGGTATTGCTGAGGGTGCCGGTGGTAATGATAAAACTCTGATGACTTTCCACCCTCAGCCTAAAGAAAATGGTGGTTCATCAACCTGGTTTCATAATGATGAGTGGCTGGATTTTAACATGCTGCAAACAGGACATTGCAGAGATGGAAGTAATTATGACAAGATCACTTACGATTACAATTTAAAACCAACAAAGCCGGTAATTGATGGCGAACCACTTTACGAGGATCATCCGGTTTGTTTTGATGCAAAAAAGTATGGATTCTCAACTGCAGATGATATTCGAAAATTAGCATACTGGCAAGTATTTGCAGGTGCATTGGGCCATACTTATGGTTGCCATGATATTTGGCAATTTTATGCTCCCGGGCGCGAACCAGTAAATTTAGCCAGACATTACTGGAAAGAAGCAATGGATTTGCCCGGTGCAAAACAAATGGGTTATGTAAAAAAATTAATCCAATCGCAATCTATGCTGGATAGAATTCCCGATCAGGATTTAATTTCAGGAGAAAACCCTAAAGATGGAGCCTACTGTAGTGCCACGAGGGCTAAAGATGGACATTATGCTTTCATTTACACTCCTACCGGACGCAAATTGACAGTTAATACAACTAATCTTAAAGGAAACAGATTATTTAAAGCAAGGTGGTTTAACCCACGCGATGGGGTATTTAGTGCTTCTTTCAAAATTGAAAGAAAGCCACAGCTCAGCTTTACACCTCCAACCAGCGGGCAGGCCATTGATTGGGTACTGGTATTAGAAAAAGGCTAA
- a CDS encoding endonuclease/exonuclease/phosphatase family protein, giving the protein MKIRQIILSLFLMAISISASAQKFTVGSFNIRYDNAGDEGNRWAQRAPVAANLLRFHEFDVFGIQEGLKNQVDDLSKLLPEYAHYGLGRDDGKDAGEHSSIFYRQDKFKLLAKGDFWLSETPDKPGKGWDATCCNRICTWVYLQDISSGKKFYYFNAHFDHQGKVARVESGKLIVKKISEIAGDAPAIFTGDLNGGQKSEWYLTLANSGLLTDTYTQVKNPYANNSSFNAWGKSVDGYEIIDHVFVTKGFKADKWGILTDTYHGKFVSDHFPILVNVTLVK; this is encoded by the coding sequence ATGAAAATAAGACAAATCATTCTTTCTTTATTTTTGATGGCAATAAGCATTAGTGCTTCTGCTCAGAAATTCACTGTCGGATCTTTTAACATTCGTTATGATAATGCCGGAGATGAAGGCAACAGATGGGCTCAAAGAGCTCCGGTAGCGGCAAATCTTTTACGGTTTCATGAGTTCGATGTTTTTGGTATTCAGGAAGGATTAAAGAATCAGGTAGATGATTTAAGTAAACTATTGCCAGAATATGCACATTACGGTTTAGGCCGTGATGATGGTAAAGATGCTGGCGAACACTCTTCAATCTTTTACCGTCAGGATAAATTTAAACTACTTGCTAAAGGTGATTTTTGGTTATCTGAAACTCCCGATAAACCGGGAAAAGGCTGGGATGCTACCTGCTGCAACCGTATTTGTACCTGGGTTTACCTTCAGGATATAAGCAGTGGTAAGAAGTTTTACTACTTTAACGCGCATTTTGATCATCAGGGTAAGGTTGCACGTGTAGAAAGCGGCAAGCTGATTGTAAAAAAGATCAGTGAAATTGCAGGTGATGCACCAGCTATTTTTACCGGAGATTTAAATGGTGGCCAAAAAAGCGAATGGTATTTAACATTAGCTAATTCAGGCCTTTTAACTGATACCTATACACAGGTTAAAAATCCGTATGCAAATAATTCATCATTTAATGCCTGGGGTAAAAGTGTAGATGGTTATGAAATTATAGACCATGTATTTGTAACCAAAGGCTTTAAAGCCGATAAATGGGGGATACTTACTGATACTTATCATGGTAAGTTTGTTTCAGATCACTTCCCGATTCTGGTAAATGTAACATTAGTAAAATAA
- a CDS encoding class I SAM-dependent methyltransferase yields MAKDNTSRFSNRVEDYVKYRPGYPVEIIDFLQSQFGLSPDKIIADVGAGTGISAELFLNSGYEVFAVEPNMEMREKAIELLGHLPAFHAVNGTAENTTLETGSIDAVVAGQAFHWFDRAAARSEFSRILKPKGLVVLIWNERKTKSDFEVAYDELIIKHGSDYMKVDHRNIDEIKIGDFFAPESFSYHLFQNKQVFDFYGLQGRLFSSSYMPARGEDGYEAMVADLKQLFEHYKEDNSITIHYDTKVYIGRVC; encoded by the coding sequence ATGGCAAAAGACAATACAAGCAGGTTTAGTAACAGGGTTGAAGACTATGTTAAATACCGTCCGGGGTATCCGGTAGAGATCATCGATTTTCTACAATCCCAATTTGGTTTATCTCCGGATAAAATTATTGCAGATGTTGGAGCAGGTACAGGAATTTCTGCTGAACTGTTTCTTAATTCAGGATATGAGGTTTTTGCTGTTGAACCAAATATGGAGATGAGGGAGAAGGCTATTGAGCTTCTTGGACATCTTCCTGCATTCCACGCAGTTAATGGAACGGCTGAAAATACAACGCTCGAAACCGGTAGCATTGATGCTGTTGTAGCCGGGCAGGCTTTTCACTGGTTTGATAGGGCCGCTGCCCGATCTGAGTTTAGCAGAATATTAAAGCCAAAAGGTTTAGTAGTACTTATATGGAACGAAAGAAAGACTAAATCTGATTTTGAGGTTGCGTACGATGAACTGATCATTAAGCACGGAAGCGATTATATGAAAGTAGATCACAGAAATATTGATGAAATTAAAATCGGAGATTTTTTTGCTCCTGAATCTTTTTCCTATCATCTTTTTCAGAACAAACAGGTTTTTGATTTTTATGGTTTGCAGGGGAGGTTATTTTCATCCTCTTATATGCCTGCCAGGGGAGAAGATGGGTACGAAGCAATGGTTGCAGACCTAAAACAGCTTTTTGAGCATTATAAGGAAGATAATTCAATTACCATTCATTACGATACTAAAGTATATATTGGCAGGGTTTGCTAA
- the cls gene encoding cardiolipin synthase encodes MDWLLISEIIYVLLLIFVCLRIIYDTRSTTKTLAYLLFAIFVPFLGMLFYFFFGINYRHRKMYSKKLYENDDLANKFRHDIVQYSELTFKENGNAVIGNKELAFMILKDSMSPLTAKNSLKLLINGEQKFPEVLNAIKSAKHHIHIEYYIYEDDEIGAEIKRALIEKAKEGITVRFIYDDFGSRSIRKKLVPQLVENGVQAFPFLKVHFMLFANRLNYRNHRKIIVIDGVTAFVGGINVSDRYINNGSDKLYWRDTHLRIDGPGAQYLQYLFLCDWNFCADELLQPNTDFFPPKPAQTGNDNKIVQIAASGPDSESPTILFSIIQAINLATSEILITSPYFIPGESLLDALIIASLSGISVKLLVPGISDSILVNSAARSYYSELLNAGVEIYLYQKGFVHAKTMVTDKKIAMVGTANMDFRSFDLNFEVNAIAYDTAIATELSDIFYRDLKDALKINPVYWNSRPMYKKLLEKAARLLSPLL; translated from the coding sequence ATGGACTGGCTACTGATTTCAGAAATCATTTACGTTCTTCTTCTAATCTTTGTCTGTCTGCGCATTATATACGATACCCGAAGCACAACCAAAACCCTTGCCTATCTATTGTTTGCCATATTTGTACCCTTTTTAGGAATGCTATTCTATTTCTTTTTTGGTATTAATTACCGGCACCGAAAAATGTACAGCAAAAAGCTTTATGAAAATGATGATCTGGCAAATAAATTCAGACACGATATAGTTCAGTATTCAGAACTCACATTTAAGGAAAACGGAAATGCCGTGATTGGCAATAAGGAACTGGCATTTATGATATTAAAGGACTCTATGAGTCCGTTAACTGCAAAAAATTCTTTAAAATTATTGATAAACGGCGAACAAAAGTTTCCCGAAGTGTTAAATGCCATTAAAAGTGCAAAACACCATATCCATATTGAATATTACATTTATGAAGATGATGAAATAGGCGCCGAGATAAAGCGGGCACTAATCGAAAAAGCTAAAGAAGGTATTACTGTTCGCTTTATTTATGATGATTTTGGAAGCCGCAGCATCCGGAAAAAGTTAGTTCCACAATTGGTAGAAAACGGTGTGCAGGCCTTCCCTTTCTTAAAGGTCCATTTTATGCTTTTTGCCAACCGGCTCAATTACCGTAACCACCGTAAAATAATTGTAATTGATGGTGTTACAGCCTTTGTGGGTGGTATTAATGTTAGCGACAGGTATATTAATAACGGATCTGACAAACTCTACTGGCGTGATACACACCTGCGGATTGATGGTCCGGGAGCACAATATCTGCAGTATCTATTTTTATGCGACTGGAATTTCTGTGCTGATGAATTGTTACAACCCAATACAGACTTTTTCCCACCAAAACCAGCCCAAACAGGAAATGACAATAAAATTGTTCAGATTGCTGCCAGTGGCCCTGATTCAGAATCGCCAACTATTTTGTTTTCCATCATTCAGGCCATCAATCTGGCAACCAGCGAAATACTAATCACAAGTCCTTACTTTATTCCCGGCGAAAGTTTACTTGATGCATTAATCATCGCTTCGTTAAGTGGAATTTCAGTTAAACTTTTAGTACCTGGCATTTCAGATTCTATACTGGTAAACTCGGCAGCAAGATCTTACTATAGCGAGTTGCTAAATGCCGGTGTAGAAATCTATCTGTACCAGAAAGGCTTTGTACATGCCAAAACAATGGTTACTGATAAGAAGATTGCCATGGTAGGCACTGCAAATATGGATTTCAGAAGCTTTGACCTTAATTTCGAGGTAAATGCAATTGCATATGATACTGCAATTGCAACCGAGCTTAGCGATATTTTTTACAGGGATTTGAAAGATGCATTAAAAATTAATCCTGTTTATTGGAATTCGCGTCCTATGTACAAGAAACTATTGGAAAAAGCAGCAAGATTACTGTCGCCACTGCTTTAG